One segment of Brassica napus cultivar Da-Ae chromosome C3, Da-Ae, whole genome shotgun sequence DNA contains the following:
- the LOC125582946 gene encoding uncharacterized protein LOC125582946, whose product MVLLLKTLLITCTSLTSLAAEDPFDHLYKFDKYCGLSKTNAVSEDAFKLKLFPFSLGDKAHHWEKTLPSDTVTTWKECKRAFLDKFFSTSRTAKIRNEISGFQQKGLESFSEAWERFKGYWSQCPHHGFSKESLLSTFYRGALPQCRNRLDTVSNGFFLGRTEEEAKELVENMAKSDSVYSEEHDRVNRSDDQQTKKEIKSLQEKMDLLLSNQAKQEQMNFVGGPIEEVSPKIKEEPNFQYNKYQQRSYSNNQKGGYQQKQNTQQGSYQPRQNTPPGFNNNNNQSTQAQGSSSQAPASAKNEKTMGYEFKNIHSKIDGSYNELNNKIRHLENQFASMNSQPNCQHGSLPGKPDQNPKEAMQAITLRSGRELPPRVLTKDGEKQGGEVAINIDDEVVIVDEKVDEEILEKIVEAKGKGKVGEEKRTVKHGETATPTKESSFVPPPYEPQLPFPGKFKRQLLEKYKALFEKQMSEVQKEIDGMMILSHECSAIILRLDVPRKLEDPGCFTLPCALGPMVFERCLSDLGASVNLMPLSIAKKLGFNQYKKYRLSFVLTNRSVKIPVGILEDFPVMVGNFEVPTDFVVLEMGEEAKDPLILGRPFLATARAVVNVREGKIDLHLGKGNIFHFDINEVMKRPTI is encoded by the exons atggtcttGCTGCTGAAGACCCTTTTGATCACTTGTACAAGTTTGACAAGTCTTGCTGCTGAAGACCCTTTTGATCACTTGTACAAGTTTGACAAGTATTGTGGCTTGTCAAAGACAAATGCTGTTTCTGAAGATGCTTTCAAGTTGAAGctgttccctttctctttgggggataaggcacatCATTGGGAGaagactcttccaagtgacactGTCACTACTTGGAAAGAGTGCAAGAGAGCTTTTCTagacaagttcttctctacctCAAGGACAGCTAAGATCAGGAACGAAATCTCCGGGTTtcaacagaaaggtctagagagCTTCAGTGAAGCATGGGAAAGGTTCAAGGGCTATTGGTCTCAATGCCCTCATCATGGTTTCAGCAAGGAGAGCTTGCTTAGCACCTTCTATAGGGGAGCTCTACCACAATGCAGGAACAGGCTTGATACTGTcagcaatggtttcttcttggggagaaccgAGGAAGAGGCAAAGGAACTGGTAGAGAACATGGCTAAGAGTGACTCAGTCTACAGCGAGGAGCATGATAGAGTCAACAGAAGTGATGATCAGCAGACAAAAAAAGAGATCAAGTCCTTGCAAGAGAAGATGGACTTGCTTCTTTCCAACCAAGCTAAGCAAGAGCAGATGAACTTTGTGGGTGGTCCTATTGAAGAGGTTTCCCCGAAGATCAAGGAG gagcctaactttcagtacaacaagtACCAGCAAAGGTCCTACTCTAACAACCAGAAAGGAGGATACCAGCAGAAGCAAAACACCCAGCAAGGGAGCTATCAGCCTAGGCAAAACACccctcctggtttcaacaataacaacaatcaGTCTACTCAAGCTCAAGGAAGTTCTTCACAAGCTCCAGCTTCA GCCAAGAATGAGAAGACAATGGGTTATGAGTTCAAGAATAttcactccaagattgatggaagttacaatgagctcaacaacaagatcCGACATttggagaatcagtttgcttcaaTGAACTCTCAGCCTAATTGCCAACATGGATCATTACCTGGAAAGCCAGACCAAAACCCCAAAGAAGCAATGCAGGCAATCACCCTAAGGAGTGGTAGAGAGTTGCCTCCAAGAGTTCTCACCAAGGATGGTGAAAAACAAGGTGGGGAGGTGGCTATCAACATTGATGATGAAGTAGTGATTGTAGATGAGAAGGTTGATGAAGAGATTCTAGAAAAGATTGTGGAAGCTAAGGGTAAAGGAAaagttggagaagagaagaggacaGTGAAACATGGTGAAACTGCTACTCCAACAAAGGAATCCTCTTtcgttcctcctccctatgagccacaactaccattccctggaaAATTCAAGAGACAGCTATTGGAGAAGTACAAGGCCCTCTTTGAGaaacaaatgagtgaagttcag aaagagatcgATGGCATGATGATCCTTTCTCACGAGTGCAGCGCTATTATCCTAAGATTAGATGTTCCAAGGAAGCTAGAGGATCCAGGGTGTTTCACCTTACCTTGTGCTCTAGGACCTATGGTGTTTGAGCGGTGTCTAAGTGATCTTGGGGCTAGTGTCaacttgatgcctttgtctattgcaaagaagcttggattcaatCAATACAAGAAGTATAGACTCTCTTTCGTGTTGACTAATAGATCAGTGAAGATCCCTGTCGGTATCCTAGAAGACTTTCCCGTGATGGTTGGTAACTTTGAGGTCCCtactgattttgttgtgttgGAGATGGGTGAGGAAGCCAAAGACCCTTTGATCCTTGGAagaccattcttagctacagcaagAGCTGTTGTGAATGTCAGAGAAGGAAAgattgatcttcatcttggaAAAGGAAACATcttccactttgacatcaatgaAGTAATGAAGAGGCCAACCATCTAG
- the LOC106443671 gene encoding probably inactive receptor-like protein kinase At2g46850, whose translation MHPLFLPSSSSSALFLLLLLLLTLQTLTSISLSQPEALPSLEKCGNFSISFPFHLSSSSPVPFRLTCANSSTLFLHINHQNYRVIEFFTDGLLVDFPSSPCRQFNDLRSFPFSTNQFFSISFENVISLYDCEDSSLCKAGCESNVLFGCDGREEDETSGGDIGCCYPLSDHSAWRPGDDFSVFGKYGCRGFSSWVVPRGTNRGKRGVKLEWAIPRNSSEGICDPEARTVNATAIQGSARCVCRDGFAGDGFVHGNGCLRSCYRDGNEVYGNKCEIKKHNGKKLTVLAGVLAPLFILGSLLALFCLLKRPVTTTHEGQHFHHSPTTTTTSVSFRKGYTKTRLFTYRELEEATKGFQDSQKLTQGKTGTIYSGNLKNGTRVLVHKVLCENQIEFLEISSQIDHLSAVLHRNLARIIGFCMDIGYNPVVVYEYPVNGSLEDRLRLGLDWCKRVNIVAEVAGLLALLQYENYPPILHNNVGSGYIFLDEDFQAKVTGFGLQRKQRTDSCMYDVAVLLLEIVTGSKQREENVTQALQRIRCGKLEEIVDPSLYFHEQPVVYREQIGLVADIATRCVLFGGDGKFGMVDAARELLQIAENNGGGGCDKKGDGIEETFSNSSLLQMISMSPDSIYLPKT comes from the exons ATGCATCCTCTGTttctcccttcttcttcttcctctgctctgTTTCtacttcttctcctcctcctcactCTCCAAACCCTAAcctccatctctctctcacaGCCGGAAGCTCTCCCTTCACTAGAAAAGTGCGGAAACTTCTCAATCTCTTTCCCTTTCCACCTATCTTCCTCCTCCCCCGTCCCTTTTCGACTTACTTGCGCAAATTCATCAACTCTGTTTCTCCACATAAACCACCAAAACTATCGAGTCATCGAGTTCTTCACAGACGGTCTCCTCGTAGACTTCCCTTCCTCTCCTTGTCGACAATTCAACGACTTACGCTCTTTCCCTTTCTCCACGAACCAATTCTTCTCTATCTCCTTCGAAAACGTTATCAGTCTTTACGACTGTGAAGACTCCTCCCTCTGCAAAGCCGGTTGCGAAAGCAACGTTCTCTTCGGTTGCGACGgcagagaagaagatgaaacctCCGGTGGAGATATAGGATGTTGCTATCCTTTGTCTGATCACAGCGCGTGGCGTCCCGGTGATGACTTCtctgtttttggtaaatatggATGCAGAGGATTCTCTTCGTGGGTTGTTCCGAGAGGCACGAACAGAGGCAAACGAGGCGTTAAGTTAGAGTGGGCGATTCCTAGAAACTCCTCAGAGGGTATTTGCGATCCTGAGGCTCGAACTGTCAACGCTACAGCCATTCAAGGAAGTGCTAGATGTGTGTGCCGAGATGGGTTTGCTGGCGACGGTTTCGTCCATGGAAACGGTTGCTTGAGAT CTTGCTACAGAGACGGTAATGAAGTCTATGGAAACAAATGCGAGATCAAGAAACACAACGGGAAGAAACTAACCGTTTTAGCTG GAGTTTTAGCTCCTCTGTTCATACTGGGCTCACTCTTAGCACTTTTCTGTCTCCTAAAACGTCCCGTAACAACAACTCACGAAGGCCAACACTTCCACCACTCTCCGACAACAACTACTACGAGTGTTTCGTTTCGCAAAGGTTACACCAAGACTCGTCTCTTCACATACCGTGAGCTAGAAGAAGCAACTAAAGGGTTTCAAGATTCACAAAAACTCACACAAGGAAAAACCGGAACTATCTACTCAGGTAACCTAAAAAACGGAACACGTGTGCTCGTCCACAAGGTTCTCTGTGAAAACCAGATTGAGTTCTTGGAGATTTCGTCTCAGATCGATCATCTATCCGCGGTTTTGCACAGAAACCTCGCGAGAATCATAGGTTTCTGTATGGATATTGGATATAATCCGGTCGTTGTTTACGAGTATCCGGTTAACGGGTCGCTTGAGGATCGGTTGCGTCTAGGGCTTGATTGGTGCAAGAGAGTTAACATTGTGGCTGAAGTAGCTGGTTTACTTGCTCTGCTTCAATACGAGAACTATCCACCGATCTTACACAACAACGTTGGTTCTGGTTACATCTTCTTAGACGAAGACTTTCAAGCTAAAGTCACAGGTTTTGGATTACAGAGGAAACAGAGGACGGATAGTTGTATGTACGATGTCGCGGTTTTGCTTCTGGAGATAGTGACTGGATCaaaacagagagaagagaacGTGACTCAAGCGTTGCAAAGAATTAGATGCGGTAAGCTTGAAGAGATCGTAGATCCTTCTTTGTATTTTCATGAGCAGCCAGTGGTTTATAGAGAGCAGATTGGTTTAGTTGCTGATATTGCGACGCGGTGCGTTTTGTTTGGTGGTGATGGGAAGTTTGGGATGGTTGATGCGGCTAGAGAGCTGTTGCAGATCGCTGAAAATAACGGGGGAGGCGGTTGTGATAAGAAAGGAGATGGAATTGAGGAAACGTTCTCAAATTCGAGTTTGCTTCAGATGATTTCTATGTCTCCTGACTCTATCTATCTCCCTAAGACATGA